A region of the Pseudarthrobacter sp. MM222 genome:
TGGAACGGGAAACCCTGAACCAGGCCGAAATCGCCCAGGTCTTCACCAACATCCGCCGGAGCGACTTCCGCGAGGTCTGGCTGTCCAAGGAGACCCGCCCGATCCAGGCGACGGGCCCGGTGGAGTCACGCCGCGAAAAAGCCGAGCGTGAAGCTCAGGAGGAAGCCAAGGAGGCCCGGCTCGAGGAACCGCTCGATGCCCTGCCCCCGCACGCCCAAGGTGTCGTCGGCGGGCAGGAGCCCTTCCAGGGCGGTGGTACGGATCTCGGGTCCGATGGCCGTCCCGGCTAGGCTTCTTCTGTGACTTTCTTCAAAGACGACGACGACGACGCTCCCGCCACCACCGATTCGGCGGCGGGAGCGTCCGCCAAACATGCCGGCAACAAGGTGGACCGCCCCCGGATCGAGGCGGCCGTGCGGGAAATCCTGCTGGCCATCGGTGAAGACCCGGACCGTAGCGGCCTCCTCGACACCCCGAAGCGGGTAGCCAAGGCGTACAACGAGATGTTTGCGGGGCTCCACCACGATCCGGCGGAGATCCTCGCCACCACCTTCGACCTGGACCATGAGGAACTCGTCCTGGTCAAGGACATCCCCTTCTACTCGACCTGCGAACACCACCTGGTGCCCTTCCACGGGGTGGCACACGTCGGCTACATTCCGTCGCACGACGGCAAGATCACCGGCCTGAGCAAGCTGGCCCGGCTGGTGGACATGTTCGCCAAGCGCCCCCAGGTGCAGGAGCGGCTGACCACCCAGATCGTCGAAGCCCTCGTCACCCACCTCAAACCGCGCGGCGCGATCGTCGTCGTCGAATGCGAACACCTCTGCATGTCCATGCGCGGCATCCGCAAGCCCGGCGCCAAGACCGTCACCAGCGCGGTACGCGGGCAACTGCATGACCCGGCCAC
Encoded here:
- the folE gene encoding GTP cyclohydrolase I FolE → MTFFKDDDDDAPATTDSAAGASAKHAGNKVDRPRIEAAVREILLAIGEDPDRSGLLDTPKRVAKAYNEMFAGLHHDPAEILATTFDLDHEELVLVKDIPFYSTCEHHLVPFHGVAHVGYIPSHDGKITGLSKLARLVDMFAKRPQVQERLTTQIVEALVTHLKPRGAIVVVECEHLCMSMRGIRKPGAKTVTSAVRGQLHDPATRAEAMSLILGR